In Petrotoga sp. 9PWA.NaAc.5.4, the genomic window AGTATGGTTTAGCTTCTTTGTGTATTGGTGGAGGAATGGGAACAGCAGTTGTTATAAAGAATGTTTAGTGAAAAAAAGAGGAGGCGATAAGAGACTTATTTTAACTTTTTTGTTTTAAGTTGAATTATCAAAATATTGGAGGTGAAACAAGTGAAAAGATTGTTTGTTGTGATGTTGAGCTTTATCATGATTTTTTCTTTCCTCATTGGAGCTGTAAATCCTATAAAAATAGGCGCTGTAAATCCATTAGGAGATATAACTGGTAACCAATCCACTAAAGCCATGAAATTAGCAGTAAAAGAGATTAACGATGCAGGAGGGGTATTAGGTAGACCTATAGAACTCATAGTTATAGACGATGAGATGAATCCAGCAAAAGGTGCTGCTGCAATTGAAAGGCTTGCAACAGTTGAAAGAGTAGATTTTTTTGTGGGTGGAATGGGTAGTGGAGTTCATTTAGCTCAAATCCCTATTTTGAAAAAATATCAAAAAATCACTGTATGGATAGGAGCAGCTTCACATCAAGCTGAAATAGCTATTGGTCCAAATGCAGATTGGTACTTTCATCTTCATCCTTGGGATTACCAACAAGGAGAAGGTTACGGTTTAGGCTGGAGAGAAATTAATGAAGCATATCCAGATTTAAATATTAGCAAAATTTTCCTTGCTTACGAAGAAGGGGCTTTTGGTACTGATTCATATACTGCATATTTAGATCTATATGAACAGGCTAAGAAAGGAGAAGGCCCTTGGAGAGGAATAATGGATGAATTTAAAGGTGCTTCCTTCAAAAGTGCTGCCCTGGGAGGAGGAGATTATAGGGCGATGCTGAATCAAGCTAAATCCTTTAACCCCGACCTTTTTGTATGGGCAGGATATGACGCTGATGCTATACCAATTGTTGCTCAAGCTAAAGAAATAAATTTCCAACCTCAATTATTTGTAGGTGCACCTCCGGGATGGCCAGCTGATTTTGGTAAAAATCCATTATCCAATAACGTAATCTTATATGGTATGTGGTCTCCAACTTTAAATCAAGTTAGTCCAGCTGCAAAGCACTTTTATGATGCCTATGTTGAAATGTGGAAAGAAGAGCCTGCAACATACTTTGCTCCTTTGGGATACATGAACATTTATTTCTTAGTTGAAGGTATTAAAAAAGCAGGAACTTTAGATAAAGAACCTTTAATTAAAGCCCTACAAAGTTTGGAATTCGAAGATACCGCTTTAGGAGAACCTTTGAAGATACAACCGAGTAATATAATTAAAAATCAAGGGTTTAAATATCAAAAAATTTTACAGTGGCAAAATGGGAAACAAGAAGTTATCTGGCCTTTAGATTTACAAACCGCTGATTTAGTTTATCCATTTACTTTCTAAAAATAGTTGTAGTTTAAAAAAGGTGGCTGGATTTTGCCTTCCAGCCCCTTTTAAATAAAAGCTTTTAAGGTGGTGTTCAACTTGGAGAAATCTATTTTCCGAATAAACAAAACATTTTTAGCTTTCATAATTTTTTTAATAGTAGTTGCAGTATGGAATCCTTTGGCATTAATATATGGAATCCAAAGAGGTGGATTATATTCACTGATAGGATTACCTTTAGCATTAATATTAGGCATTGTGGGGATATTAAATTTAGCTCACGGAGATTTTTTAACTTTAGGATTATACATCGGATACATTTTTTTTAATTTGTGGGATGTTGACCCATTAATTTCATCAATTCCTTTATTTTTTATATTCTTTTTTATTGGTATTGGTTTATATTTAATTTCTATTAGATATGTATTAAAAGCAGGACATTTGAATCAACTATTATTAACGTTTGGTATATC contains:
- a CDS encoding ABC transporter substrate-binding protein, encoding MKRLFVVMLSFIMIFSFLIGAVNPIKIGAVNPLGDITGNQSTKAMKLAVKEINDAGGVLGRPIELIVIDDEMNPAKGAAAIERLATVERVDFFVGGMGSGVHLAQIPILKKYQKITVWIGAASHQAEIAIGPNADWYFHLHPWDYQQGEGYGLGWREINEAYPDLNISKIFLAYEEGAFGTDSYTAYLDLYEQAKKGEGPWRGIMDEFKGASFKSAALGGGDYRAMLNQAKSFNPDLFVWAGYDADAIPIVAQAKEINFQPQLFVGAPPGWPADFGKNPLSNNVILYGMWSPTLNQVSPAAKHFYDAYVEMWKEEPATYFAPLGYMNIYFLVEGIKKAGTLDKEPLIKALQSLEFEDTALGEPLKIQPSNIIKNQGFKYQKILQWQNGKQEVIWPLDLQTADLVYPFTF